A section of the Oncorhynchus tshawytscha isolate Ot180627B linkage group LG09, Otsh_v2.0, whole genome shotgun sequence genome encodes:
- the LOC112259351 gene encoding olfactory receptor 146-like, with protein MENHTYPNHVLLLEGLKVTQQSTYPAFILFLIIYIFTMVANIGLISLISMERSLHQPMYILFCNLPLNDIVGATVMIPRLLWDILTTAPERYITYTECVIQAFYTHVYATSSHTVLMIMAFDRYVAICNPLRYATIMTNKMVIRLSMSAWGVAIVLVGILLGLTIRLSRCRSNIFNPYCDNASLFKLSCESVLINNIYGLIFTVVLFVSSIGSISLTYLNIAIVCLSSKNSSLNSKALTTCSTHLLVYLIVLGCGFTIIVLHRFPAFADLRKVSSVLGSVVPTCLNPIIYGLQTKEIKQRIFRVFHRAKVAA; from the coding sequence ATGGAGAACCACACGTACCCTAACCACGTTCTCCTCCTGGAGGGTTTAAAGGTCACACAACAGTCCACGTACCCTgccttcatcctcttcctcattaTCTACATCTTCACAATGGTAGCCAACATCGGACTCATATCATTGATCTCCATGGAGAGGAGCCTGCACCAGCCCATGTACATCCTCTTCTGCAACCTGCCTCTTAATGACATAGTTGGTGCTACAGTGATGATACCTCGTCTGTTATGGGACATTTTGACCACAGCTCCTGAGCGATATATCACTTACACGGAGTGTGTCATTCAGGCTTTCTATACTCATGTTTATGCTACATCATCAcacaccgttctcatgatcatggCCTTTGACAGGTATGTGGCCATCTGCAACCCCCTGCGGTACGCTACCATCATGACAAACAAAATGGTTATCAGGTTGTCTATGTCTGCCTGGGGGGTGGCCATAGTCTTAGTGGGGATTTTGCTGGGCCTCACCATCCGCCTGTCACGCTGCAGGTCTAACATATTTAACCCTTACTGCGACAACGCCTCCTTATTCAAGCTCTCCTGTGAGAGTGTGCTTATAAATAACATATATGGCTTAATCTTTACTGTTGTGCTGTTTGTCTCGTCCATAGGCAGCATCAGTCTCACCTATCTCAATATAGCCATTGTGTGTCTGAGCAGTAAAAACAGCTCTTTAAACAGCAAGGCCCTGACAACCTGCAGCACACACTTACTGGTCTATCTCATTGTGCTGGGATGTGGGTTTACCATTATCGTCCTCCACCGCTTCCCAGCCTTTGCAGACCTGCGCAAAGTGAGCAGTGTTCTGGGTAGTGTGGTCCCTACTTGTCTCAACCCCATAATATATGGTTTACAGACTAAAGAGATTAAACAGAGGATCTTTAGAGTGTTTCACAGAGCCAAGGTGGCTGCATGA